From Corvus cornix cornix isolate S_Up_H32 chromosome 5, ASM73873v5, whole genome shotgun sequence, the proteins below share one genomic window:
- the PTPRJ gene encoding receptor-type tyrosine-protein phosphatase eta isoform X4, translating to MRRLPLPCLLLLLLPPLLLLLAEVRCTIACTEDCSSKNVTAEPATSSNDDLSVISASGNRTSAGGRVTRAVSDGTREPSPISSLTAEYIGVTSVILTWSVNNTASKPEKYRVEIVNAAPVEILNDTKAEITELIPGTMYSFTVYAVVNGNDTEGVSLSLYTKPSSVVDLEAEYVGVTSVILKWMVNDSASDSYTYRIEVVNDTKRNLTFNDTKAEITELIPGTMYNFTVFAVAADNATEGEGSSIDLYTKPSPVVDLKAEYVGVTSVVLKWMMNDSASDSYTYRIQFVNDTTVSLLTFNDTKAEITKLIPGTMYNFTVFAVAADNKTEGEGSSIDLYTKPSSVVDLKAEYVGVTSVILKWMVNDSASDSYTYRIEVVNDTKRNLTFNDTKAEITELIPGTTYNFTIFAVAADNKTEGEGRSIDLYTKPSPVVDLKAEYVGVTSVVLKWMMNDNASDSYTYRIEVVNDTKRNLTFNDTKAEITKLIPGTMYNFTVFAVAADDKTEGEGSSIDLYTKPSPVVDLEAEYVGVTSVILKWMVNDSASDSYTYRIEVVNDTKRNLTFNDTKAEITELIPGTMYNFTVFAVAADNKTEGEGRSIDLYTITVSVNSFLCEPVAKQPFLMLKWKCPFGNNSGFKINISNTHTSREELAPPCTVEGFEQTFQTASLNFFSTYNVSIITLSNGSESSPVDKLCHTSVSDPPPPSEVPSVKAVSHSSLSVEFSDFDSRNGPLEAYAVMITTEDQGPDSLKSKLNNTYRDFKKKKTTAYVTYVIKTEQAESSSSHSQNGKNIINVGKGNTMYGYENGPLIPLRSYRACVAGFTNITFMANMIEGEDSYVSFSPCSEPVLLPQDPGVIAGVVIGCLLAIFAVVAVGGFIFWRRRRKDKRNNEVSFSPIKIKKSKMIKVENFESYFKKQQADSNCGFAEEYEELKSAGVHQPKFAAELPENRGKNRYNNVLPYDISRVKLSNQSSGTGDYINANYMPGYNSKKAFIAAQGPLPNTIDDFWRMIWEKSIYSIVMLTKCMEQARTKCEQYWPDKQPKSYGDIIVTMVSEVVLPEWTIRDFTVEKSNTPESHMVRQFHFTSWPDHGVPETTDLLINFRHLVHEYNSQNPMDSPTLVHCSAGVGRTGTFIAIDRLIQQMEMESTVDVYGVVYDLRMHRPLMVQTEDQYIFLNQCVMDIIRSQRERKTDLIYQNVTAMAIYENFAPGPAFGKANGYHT from the exons gtcAGATGTACAATTGCTT GCACTGAGGATTGCAGCTCAAAAAACGTAACTGCAGAACCAGCAACTAGTAGTAATGATGATTTATCAGTAATCTCTGCAAGTGGGAACAGAACCTCTGCAGGTGGAAGAGTGACCAGGGCTGTGTCTGATGGAACAAGAG aACCCAGCCCAATTAGTAGTCTCACAGCAGAATACATTGGTGTGACTTCTGTCATCTTAACGTGGTCAGTGAATAACACTGCTTCGAAACCTGAGAAGTACAGGGTAGAGATTGTAAATGCGGCACCTGTGGAGATACTCAATGACACCAAAGCAGAAATTACAGAGTTAATCCCTGGGACGATGTACAGTTTCACTGTATATGCAGTGGTAAATGGTAATGACACAGAAGGAGTGTCCTTAAGCCTGTACACCA AGCCCAGCTCGGTTGTTGATCTTGAGGCAGAATATGTTGGTGTGACTTCTGTCATCCTAAAATGGATGGTGAATGACAGTGCTTCTGACTCCTACACGTACAGAATAGAGGTTGTAAATGATACAAAGAGAAACCTGACATTCAATGACACCAAAGCAGAAATTACCGAGTTAATCCCTGGGACAATGTACAACTTCACAGTATTTGCTGTAGCAGCTGATAATGccacagaaggagaaggaagttCCATAGACCTGTACACAA agcccagcccagtTGTTGATCTCAAGGCAGAATATGTTGGTGTGACTTCTGTTGTCTTAAAATGGATGATGAATGACAGTGCTTCTGACTCCTACACGTACAGAATACAGTTTGTAAATGATACAACAGTGTCACTCCTGACATTCAATGACACCAAAGCAGAAATTACCAAGTTAATCCCTGGGACAATGTACAACTTCACAGTATTTGCTGTAGCGGCTGATAATAagacagaaggagaaggaagttCCATAGACCTGTACACAA AGCCCAGCTCGGTTGTTGATCTCAAGGCAGAATATGTTGGTGTGACTTCTGTCATCCTAAAATGGATGGTGAATGACAGTGCTTCTGACTCCTACACGTACAGAATAGAGGTTGTAAATGATACAAAGAGAAACCTGACATTCAATGACACCAAAGCAGAAATTACTGAGTTAATCCCTGGGACAACGTACAACTTCACAATATTTGCTGTAGCAGCTGATAATAAGACAGAAGGAGAAGGACGTTCCATAGACCTGTACACAA agcccagcccagtTGTTGATCTCAAGGCAGAATATGTTGGTGTGACTTCTGTCGTCTTAAAATGGATGATGAATGACAACGCTTCTGACTCCTACACATACAGAATAGAGGTTGTAAATGATACAAAGAGAAACCTGACATTCAATGACACCAAAGCAGAAATTACCAAGTTAATCCCTGGGACAATGTACAACTTCACAGTATTTGCTGTAGCGGCTGATGATAagacagaaggagaaggaagttCCATAGACCTGTACACAA agcccagcccagtTGTTGATCTTGAGGCAGAATATGTTGGTGTGACTTCTGTCATCCTAAAATGGATGGTGAATGACAGTGCTTCTGACTCCTACACGTACAGAATAGAGGTTGTAAATGATACAAAGAGAAACCTGACATTCAATGACACCAAAGCAGAAATTACCGAGTTAATCCCTGGGACAATGTACAACTTCACAGTATTTGCTGTAGCGGCTGATAATAAGACAGAAGGAGAAGGACGTTCCATAGACCTGTACACAA TAACTGTCTCAGTGAATTCCTTCCTGTGTGAACCAGTGGCCAAGCAGCCTTTCCTGATGCTGAAGTGGAAATGTCCTTTTGGTAACAACTCTGGCTTCAAAATCAACATATCTAATACACATACTTCAAGGGAAGAGTTGGCTCCACCCTGCACAGTAGAAGGCTTTGAGCAAACCTTCCAAACAGcatctttaaattttttcagcACCTATAATGTTTCTATCATAACGCTTTCAAATGGCTCTGAAAGCTCTCCAGTGGACAAATTGTGTCACACCAGCGTTTCTG ACCCACCTCCTCCAAGTGAAGTTCCTTCAGTCAAGGCTGTCAGTCACAGCTCATTGTCTGTTGAATTCTCTGATTTTGATTCACGGAATGGTCCATTAGAAGCCTACGCAGTAATGATTACAACAGAAGATCAGG GTCCTGACTCTTTGAAGTCTAAATTGAACAACACATACAGAGATTTCAAGAAGAAGAAGACAACTGCCTATGTTACATATGTCATAaaaacagagcaggcagaatCATCTTCTTCCCATTCCCAGAATGGTAAAAACATCATTAATGTTGGCAAGGGAAACACAATGTATGGCTATGAAAATGGACCGTTGATACCTCTTCGTTCATACAG GGCATGTGTTGCAGGTTTCACTAATATAACCTTTATGGCCAACATGATTGAAGGGGAAGATAGTTATGTATCATTTTCACCCTGTTCTGAACCGGTTTTACTACCCCAGGATCCAG GTGTTATTGCTGGAGTGGTTATTGGATGCCTTTTGGCTATCTTTGCTGTAGTCGCTGTAGGGGGCTTCATAttctggagaaggagaag gaaagataaaagaaataatgaagtttccttttctccaaTTAA AATCAAGAA ATCAAAAATGATTAAAGTGGAGAACTTTGAGTCATACTTTAAGAAGCAGCAAGCTGACTCCAACTGTGGTTTTGCTGAAGAGTATGAG GAACTCAAGTCTGCTGGTGTTCATCAGCCCAAATTTGCTGCTGAACTTCCTGAGAACAGGGGGAAAAATAGATACAACAACGTCTTACCAT atgATATTTCTCGTGTTAAACTTTCAAATCAAAGCTCTGGAACTGGTGATTATATTAATGCAAACTATATGCCT ggCTATAACTCAAAGAAGGCATTTATTGCTGCACAGGGTCCGTTACCCAATACTATAGACGACTTCTGGCGAATGATTTGGGAAAAGAGTATCTACTCTATTGTTATGTTGACAAAATGTATGGAACAAGCCCGG ACAAAATGTGAGCAGTACTGGCCAGACAAACAGCCCAAGAGCTATGGTGACATTATTGTGACAATGGTCTCAGAAGTTGTCCTTCCGGAATGGACAATAAGGGACTTCACTGTAGAAAAG TCCAACACCCCTGAGAGCCACATGGTGCGCCAGTTCCATTTCACCTCCTGGCCAGATCACGGAGTGCCAGAGACAACAGACCTTCTCATCAACTTCAGGCACCTTGTTCACGAGTACAACAGCCAGAATCCAATGGACTCTCCTACTCTGGTGCACTGCAG CGCTGGCGTTGGGAGGACGGGGACGTTCATTGCCATCGACCGCCTGATCCAGCAGATGGAGATGGAGAGCACGGTGGATGTGTACGGGGTGGTGTACGATCTCCGCATGCACCGACCCCTCATGGTGCAGACTGAG GACCAGTACATCTTCCTAAACCAGTGTGTCATGGATATCATTAGATcccagagagagaggaaaactgaCCTTATCTACCAAAATGTGACAGCAATGGCAATCTATGAAAACTTCGCACCTGGGCCAGCCTTTGGGAAGGCCAATGGCTACCACACATAG
- the PTPRJ gene encoding receptor-type tyrosine-protein phosphatase eta isoform X8, whose amino-acid sequence MRRLPLPCLLLLLLPPLLLLLAEVRCTIACTEDCSSKNVTAEPATSSNDDLSVISASGNRTSAGGRVTRAVSDGTREPSPISSLTAEYIGVTSVILTWSVNNTASKPEKYRVEIVNAAPVEILNDTKAEITELIPGTMYSFTVYAVVNGNDTEGVSLSLYTKPSSVVDLEAEYVGVTSVILKWMVNDSASDSYTYRIEVVNDTKRNLTFNDTKAEITELIPGTMYNFTVFAVAADNATEGEGSSIDLYTKPSPVVDLKAEYVGVTSVVLKWMMNDSASDSYTYRIQFVNDTTVSLLTFNDTKAEITKLIPGTMYNFTVFAVAADNKTEGEGSSIDLYTKPSSVVDLKAEYVGVTSVILKWMVNDSASDSYTYRIEVVNDTKRNLTFNDTKAEITELIPGTTYNFTIFAVAADNKTEGEGRSIDLYTKPSPVVDLKAEYVGVTSVVLKWMMNDNASDSYTYRIEVVNDTKRNLTFNDTKAEITKLIPGTMYNFTVFAVAADDKTEGEGSSIDLYTITVSVNSFLCEPVAKQPFLMLKWKCPFGNNSGFKINISNTHTSREELAPPCTVEGFEQTFQTASLNFFSTYNVSIITLSNGSESSPVDKLCHTSVSDPPPPSEVPSVKAVSHSSLSVEFSDFDSRNGPLEAYAVMITTEDQGPDSLKSKLNNTYRDFKKKKTTAYVTYVIKTEQAESSSSHSQNGKNIINVGKGNTMYGYENGPLIPLRSYRACVAGFTNITFMANMIEGEDSYVSFSPCSEPVLLPQDPGVIAGVVIGCLLAIFAVVAVGGFIFWRRRRKDKRNNEVSFSPIKIKKSKMIKVENFESYFKKQQADSNCGFAEEYEELKSAGVHQPKFAAELPENRGKNRYNNVLPYDISRVKLSNQSSGTGDYINANYMPGYNSKKAFIAAQGPLPNTIDDFWRMIWEKSIYSIVMLTKCMEQARTKCEQYWPDKQPKSYGDIIVTMVSEVVLPEWTIRDFTVEKSNTPESHMVRQFHFTSWPDHGVPETTDLLINFRHLVHEYNSQNPMDSPTLVHCSAGVGRTGTFIAIDRLIQQMEMESTVDVYGVVYDLRMHRPLMVQTEDQYIFLNQCVMDIIRSQRERKTDLIYQNVTAMAIYENFAPGPAFGKANGYHT is encoded by the exons gtcAGATGTACAATTGCTT GCACTGAGGATTGCAGCTCAAAAAACGTAACTGCAGAACCAGCAACTAGTAGTAATGATGATTTATCAGTAATCTCTGCAAGTGGGAACAGAACCTCTGCAGGTGGAAGAGTGACCAGGGCTGTGTCTGATGGAACAAGAG aACCCAGCCCAATTAGTAGTCTCACAGCAGAATACATTGGTGTGACTTCTGTCATCTTAACGTGGTCAGTGAATAACACTGCTTCGAAACCTGAGAAGTACAGGGTAGAGATTGTAAATGCGGCACCTGTGGAGATACTCAATGACACCAAAGCAGAAATTACAGAGTTAATCCCTGGGACGATGTACAGTTTCACTGTATATGCAGTGGTAAATGGTAATGACACAGAAGGAGTGTCCTTAAGCCTGTACACCA AGCCCAGCTCGGTTGTTGATCTTGAGGCAGAATATGTTGGTGTGACTTCTGTCATCCTAAAATGGATGGTGAATGACAGTGCTTCTGACTCCTACACGTACAGAATAGAGGTTGTAAATGATACAAAGAGAAACCTGACATTCAATGACACCAAAGCAGAAATTACCGAGTTAATCCCTGGGACAATGTACAACTTCACAGTATTTGCTGTAGCAGCTGATAATGccacagaaggagaaggaagttCCATAGACCTGTACACAA agcccagcccagtTGTTGATCTCAAGGCAGAATATGTTGGTGTGACTTCTGTTGTCTTAAAATGGATGATGAATGACAGTGCTTCTGACTCCTACACGTACAGAATACAGTTTGTAAATGATACAACAGTGTCACTCCTGACATTCAATGACACCAAAGCAGAAATTACCAAGTTAATCCCTGGGACAATGTACAACTTCACAGTATTTGCTGTAGCGGCTGATAATAagacagaaggagaaggaagttCCATAGACCTGTACACAA AGCCCAGCTCGGTTGTTGATCTCAAGGCAGAATATGTTGGTGTGACTTCTGTCATCCTAAAATGGATGGTGAATGACAGTGCTTCTGACTCCTACACGTACAGAATAGAGGTTGTAAATGATACAAAGAGAAACCTGACATTCAATGACACCAAAGCAGAAATTACTGAGTTAATCCCTGGGACAACGTACAACTTCACAATATTTGCTGTAGCAGCTGATAATAAGACAGAAGGAGAAGGACGTTCCATAGACCTGTACACAA agcccagcccagtTGTTGATCTCAAGGCAGAATATGTTGGTGTGACTTCTGTCGTCTTAAAATGGATGATGAATGACAACGCTTCTGACTCCTACACATACAGAATAGAGGTTGTAAATGATACAAAGAGAAACCTGACATTCAATGACACCAAAGCAGAAATTACCAAGTTAATCCCTGGGACAATGTACAACTTCACAGTATTTGCTGTAGCGGCTGATGATAagacagaaggagaaggaagttCCATAGACCTGTACACAA TAACTGTCTCAGTGAATTCCTTCCTGTGTGAACCAGTGGCCAAGCAGCCTTTCCTGATGCTGAAGTGGAAATGTCCTTTTGGTAACAACTCTGGCTTCAAAATCAACATATCTAATACACATACTTCAAGGGAAGAGTTGGCTCCACCCTGCACAGTAGAAGGCTTTGAGCAAACCTTCCAAACAGcatctttaaattttttcagcACCTATAATGTTTCTATCATAACGCTTTCAAATGGCTCTGAAAGCTCTCCAGTGGACAAATTGTGTCACACCAGCGTTTCTG ACCCACCTCCTCCAAGTGAAGTTCCTTCAGTCAAGGCTGTCAGTCACAGCTCATTGTCTGTTGAATTCTCTGATTTTGATTCACGGAATGGTCCATTAGAAGCCTACGCAGTAATGATTACAACAGAAGATCAGG GTCCTGACTCTTTGAAGTCTAAATTGAACAACACATACAGAGATTTCAAGAAGAAGAAGACAACTGCCTATGTTACATATGTCATAaaaacagagcaggcagaatCATCTTCTTCCCATTCCCAGAATGGTAAAAACATCATTAATGTTGGCAAGGGAAACACAATGTATGGCTATGAAAATGGACCGTTGATACCTCTTCGTTCATACAG GGCATGTGTTGCAGGTTTCACTAATATAACCTTTATGGCCAACATGATTGAAGGGGAAGATAGTTATGTATCATTTTCACCCTGTTCTGAACCGGTTTTACTACCCCAGGATCCAG GTGTTATTGCTGGAGTGGTTATTGGATGCCTTTTGGCTATCTTTGCTGTAGTCGCTGTAGGGGGCTTCATAttctggagaaggagaag gaaagataaaagaaataatgaagtttccttttctccaaTTAA AATCAAGAA ATCAAAAATGATTAAAGTGGAGAACTTTGAGTCATACTTTAAGAAGCAGCAAGCTGACTCCAACTGTGGTTTTGCTGAAGAGTATGAG GAACTCAAGTCTGCTGGTGTTCATCAGCCCAAATTTGCTGCTGAACTTCCTGAGAACAGGGGGAAAAATAGATACAACAACGTCTTACCAT atgATATTTCTCGTGTTAAACTTTCAAATCAAAGCTCTGGAACTGGTGATTATATTAATGCAAACTATATGCCT ggCTATAACTCAAAGAAGGCATTTATTGCTGCACAGGGTCCGTTACCCAATACTATAGACGACTTCTGGCGAATGATTTGGGAAAAGAGTATCTACTCTATTGTTATGTTGACAAAATGTATGGAACAAGCCCGG ACAAAATGTGAGCAGTACTGGCCAGACAAACAGCCCAAGAGCTATGGTGACATTATTGTGACAATGGTCTCAGAAGTTGTCCTTCCGGAATGGACAATAAGGGACTTCACTGTAGAAAAG TCCAACACCCCTGAGAGCCACATGGTGCGCCAGTTCCATTTCACCTCCTGGCCAGATCACGGAGTGCCAGAGACAACAGACCTTCTCATCAACTTCAGGCACCTTGTTCACGAGTACAACAGCCAGAATCCAATGGACTCTCCTACTCTGGTGCACTGCAG CGCTGGCGTTGGGAGGACGGGGACGTTCATTGCCATCGACCGCCTGATCCAGCAGATGGAGATGGAGAGCACGGTGGATGTGTACGGGGTGGTGTACGATCTCCGCATGCACCGACCCCTCATGGTGCAGACTGAG GACCAGTACATCTTCCTAAACCAGTGTGTCATGGATATCATTAGATcccagagagagaggaaaactgaCCTTATCTACCAAAATGTGACAGCAATGGCAATCTATGAAAACTTCGCACCTGGGCCAGCCTTTGGGAAGGCCAATGGCTACCACACATAG
- the PTPRJ gene encoding receptor-type tyrosine-protein phosphatase eta isoform X3, with amino-acid sequence MRRLPLPCLLLLLLPPLLLLLAEVRCTIACTEDCSSKNVTAEPATSSNDDLSVISASGNRTSAGGRVTRAVSDGTREPSPISSLTAEYIGVTSVILTWSVNNTASKPEKYRVEIVNAAPVEILNDTKAEITELIPGTMYSFTVYAVVNGNDTEGVSLSLYTKPSSVVDLEAEYVGVTSVILKWMVNDSASDSYTYRIEVVNDTKRNLTFNDTKAEITELIPGTMYNFTVFAVAADNATEGEGSSIDLYTKPSPVVDLKAEYVGVTSVVLKWMMNDSASDSYTYRIQFVNDTTVSLLTFNDTKAEITKLIPGTMYNFTVFAVAADNKTEGEGSSIDLYTKPSSVVDLKAEYVGVTSVILKWMVNDSASDSYTYRIEVVNDTKRNLTFNDTKAEITELIPGTTYNFTIFAVAADNKTEGEGRSIDLYTKPSPVVDLKAEYVGVTSVVLKWMMNDNASDSYTYRIEVVNDTKRNLTFNDTKAEITKLIPGTMYNFTVFAVAADDKTEGEGSSIDLYTKPSPVVDLEAEYVGVTSVVLKWMMNDSASDSYTYRIQFVNDTTVSLLTFNDTKAEITELIPGTMYNFTVFAVAADNKTEGEGRSIDLYTITVSVNSFLCEPVAKQPFLMLKWKCPFGNNSGFKINISNTHTSREELAPPCTVEGFEQTFQTASLNFFSTYNVSIITLSNGSESSPVDKLCHTSVSDPPPPSEVPSVKAVSHSSLSVEFSDFDSRNGPLEAYAVMITTEDQGPDSLKSKLNNTYRDFKKKKTTAYVTYVIKTEQAESSSSHSQNGKNIINVGKGNTMYGYENGPLIPLRSYRACVAGFTNITFMANMIEGEDSYVSFSPCSEPVLLPQDPGVIAGVVIGCLLAIFAVVAVGGFIFWRRRRKDKRNNEVSFSPIKIKKSKMIKVENFESYFKKQQADSNCGFAEEYEELKSAGVHQPKFAAELPENRGKNRYNNVLPYDISRVKLSNQSSGTGDYINANYMPGYNSKKAFIAAQGPLPNTIDDFWRMIWEKSIYSIVMLTKCMEQARTKCEQYWPDKQPKSYGDIIVTMVSEVVLPEWTIRDFTVEKSNTPESHMVRQFHFTSWPDHGVPETTDLLINFRHLVHEYNSQNPMDSPTLVHCSAGVGRTGTFIAIDRLIQQMEMESTVDVYGVVYDLRMHRPLMVQTEDQYIFLNQCVMDIIRSQRERKTDLIYQNVTAMAIYENFAPGPAFGKANGYHT; translated from the exons gtcAGATGTACAATTGCTT GCACTGAGGATTGCAGCTCAAAAAACGTAACTGCAGAACCAGCAACTAGTAGTAATGATGATTTATCAGTAATCTCTGCAAGTGGGAACAGAACCTCTGCAGGTGGAAGAGTGACCAGGGCTGTGTCTGATGGAACAAGAG aACCCAGCCCAATTAGTAGTCTCACAGCAGAATACATTGGTGTGACTTCTGTCATCTTAACGTGGTCAGTGAATAACACTGCTTCGAAACCTGAGAAGTACAGGGTAGAGATTGTAAATGCGGCACCTGTGGAGATACTCAATGACACCAAAGCAGAAATTACAGAGTTAATCCCTGGGACGATGTACAGTTTCACTGTATATGCAGTGGTAAATGGTAATGACACAGAAGGAGTGTCCTTAAGCCTGTACACCA AGCCCAGCTCGGTTGTTGATCTTGAGGCAGAATATGTTGGTGTGACTTCTGTCATCCTAAAATGGATGGTGAATGACAGTGCTTCTGACTCCTACACGTACAGAATAGAGGTTGTAAATGATACAAAGAGAAACCTGACATTCAATGACACCAAAGCAGAAATTACCGAGTTAATCCCTGGGACAATGTACAACTTCACAGTATTTGCTGTAGCAGCTGATAATGccacagaaggagaaggaagttCCATAGACCTGTACACAA agcccagcccagtTGTTGATCTCAAGGCAGAATATGTTGGTGTGACTTCTGTTGTCTTAAAATGGATGATGAATGACAGTGCTTCTGACTCCTACACGTACAGAATACAGTTTGTAAATGATACAACAGTGTCACTCCTGACATTCAATGACACCAAAGCAGAAATTACCAAGTTAATCCCTGGGACAATGTACAACTTCACAGTATTTGCTGTAGCGGCTGATAATAagacagaaggagaaggaagttCCATAGACCTGTACACAA AGCCCAGCTCGGTTGTTGATCTCAAGGCAGAATATGTTGGTGTGACTTCTGTCATCCTAAAATGGATGGTGAATGACAGTGCTTCTGACTCCTACACGTACAGAATAGAGGTTGTAAATGATACAAAGAGAAACCTGACATTCAATGACACCAAAGCAGAAATTACTGAGTTAATCCCTGGGACAACGTACAACTTCACAATATTTGCTGTAGCAGCTGATAATAAGACAGAAGGAGAAGGACGTTCCATAGACCTGTACACAA agcccagcccagtTGTTGATCTCAAGGCAGAATATGTTGGTGTGACTTCTGTCGTCTTAAAATGGATGATGAATGACAACGCTTCTGACTCCTACACATACAGAATAGAGGTTGTAAATGATACAAAGAGAAACCTGACATTCAATGACACCAAAGCAGAAATTACCAAGTTAATCCCTGGGACAATGTACAACTTCACAGTATTTGCTGTAGCGGCTGATGATAagacagaaggagaaggaagttCCATAGACCTGTACACAA agcccagcccagtTGTTGATCTTGAGGCAGAATATGTTGGTGTGACTTCTGTTGTCTTAAAATGGATGATGAATGACAGTGCTTCTGACTCCTACACGTACAGAATACAGTTTGTAAATGATACAACAGTGTCACTCCTGACATTCAATGACACCAAAGCAGAAATTACTGAG TTAATCCCTGGGACAATGTACAACTTCACAGTATTTGCTGTAGCGGCTGATAATAAGACAGAAGGAGAAGGACGTTCCATAGACCTGTACACAA TAACTGTCTCAGTGAATTCCTTCCTGTGTGAACCAGTGGCCAAGCAGCCTTTCCTGATGCTGAAGTGGAAATGTCCTTTTGGTAACAACTCTGGCTTCAAAATCAACATATCTAATACACATACTTCAAGGGAAGAGTTGGCTCCACCCTGCACAGTAGAAGGCTTTGAGCAAACCTTCCAAACAGcatctttaaattttttcagcACCTATAATGTTTCTATCATAACGCTTTCAAATGGCTCTGAAAGCTCTCCAGTGGACAAATTGTGTCACACCAGCGTTTCTG ACCCACCTCCTCCAAGTGAAGTTCCTTCAGTCAAGGCTGTCAGTCACAGCTCATTGTCTGTTGAATTCTCTGATTTTGATTCACGGAATGGTCCATTAGAAGCCTACGCAGTAATGATTACAACAGAAGATCAGG GTCCTGACTCTTTGAAGTCTAAATTGAACAACACATACAGAGATTTCAAGAAGAAGAAGACAACTGCCTATGTTACATATGTCATAaaaacagagcaggcagaatCATCTTCTTCCCATTCCCAGAATGGTAAAAACATCATTAATGTTGGCAAGGGAAACACAATGTATGGCTATGAAAATGGACCGTTGATACCTCTTCGTTCATACAG GGCATGTGTTGCAGGTTTCACTAATATAACCTTTATGGCCAACATGATTGAAGGGGAAGATAGTTATGTATCATTTTCACCCTGTTCTGAACCGGTTTTACTACCCCAGGATCCAG GTGTTATTGCTGGAGTGGTTATTGGATGCCTTTTGGCTATCTTTGCTGTAGTCGCTGTAGGGGGCTTCATAttctggagaaggagaag gaaagataaaagaaataatgaagtttccttttctccaaTTAA AATCAAGAA ATCAAAAATGATTAAAGTGGAGAACTTTGAGTCATACTTTAAGAAGCAGCAAGCTGACTCCAACTGTGGTTTTGCTGAAGAGTATGAG GAACTCAAGTCTGCTGGTGTTCATCAGCCCAAATTTGCTGCTGAACTTCCTGAGAACAGGGGGAAAAATAGATACAACAACGTCTTACCAT atgATATTTCTCGTGTTAAACTTTCAAATCAAAGCTCTGGAACTGGTGATTATATTAATGCAAACTATATGCCT ggCTATAACTCAAAGAAGGCATTTATTGCTGCACAGGGTCCGTTACCCAATACTATAGACGACTTCTGGCGAATGATTTGGGAAAAGAGTATCTACTCTATTGTTATGTTGACAAAATGTATGGAACAAGCCCGG ACAAAATGTGAGCAGTACTGGCCAGACAAACAGCCCAAGAGCTATGGTGACATTATTGTGACAATGGTCTCAGAAGTTGTCCTTCCGGAATGGACAATAAGGGACTTCACTGTAGAAAAG TCCAACACCCCTGAGAGCCACATGGTGCGCCAGTTCCATTTCACCTCCTGGCCAGATCACGGAGTGCCAGAGACAACAGACCTTCTCATCAACTTCAGGCACCTTGTTCACGAGTACAACAGCCAGAATCCAATGGACTCTCCTACTCTGGTGCACTGCAG CGCTGGCGTTGGGAGGACGGGGACGTTCATTGCCATCGACCGCCTGATCCAGCAGATGGAGATGGAGAGCACGGTGGATGTGTACGGGGTGGTGTACGATCTCCGCATGCACCGACCCCTCATGGTGCAGACTGAG GACCAGTACATCTTCCTAAACCAGTGTGTCATGGATATCATTAGATcccagagagagaggaaaactgaCCTTATCTACCAAAATGTGACAGCAATGGCAATCTATGAAAACTTCGCACCTGGGCCAGCCTTTGGGAAGGCCAATGGCTACCACACATAG